A segment of the Nitrospirota bacterium genome:
GCAGGGAAATGGCGTATGTAAACCGTGAAATGGCGAGTGTAATGACAAAATTGCGGTTCTTTTATGTGCTTTCGGTAGTGCATGGGCGTAATGTCCGGTATCCCTTCAATGCACATATCCACTCGCCAAAAAAAAGGGGAGGTCATCCCTCCCCTTTAAAAGGCCTTAGCCTTAGCCTACTCGACTTTTTCGATATTTGCCGGCCTTCCGTCAGGACCGATAGCAAATTTCAGCTTCTCTTTGCCGTCAGGACCCACGACGTGTACTGCGCAGGCGATACAGCAGTCAAACGGATGAACGAGCCTGAGAATATTCAGGACCTTTTCTTCATCAGTTGTGCCGATGTAGGAGCCAACTAGTGACTGTTCCACAGGACCAGAAGTGCCGTTGTTGTCCTTCGGAGAGAAGTTCCATGTGGAAGGAACGACACACTGATATTTCGCGACCTTGCGGCCTTCGATCTTGATCCAGTGGCCCAATGCACCTCTCGGCGCCTCGCAGAGGCCAACGCCTGTGCTGATCATCTTCGAGATCTTCTTGTAGGTGAATGCTTGGCCGTTATCGACGAGCGCGCCGTTCCAGACAGCGCAGGCATCAGCAAGCAGTTTTGCCTCCAATGCCCGTGCAGCGTGCCTTCCGAGAGTGCTGATAAGGTCACTTACTGGTCTGTTTAGACCACCTCCAGTTCCTCCCATAACAGCGTTAATCAGTGTCCGAACGCTGTAAGGACTTCCGCCCGAAATACCGAAGTTTGTCATGAAGGTATTTGTGACCGTTTGTCCAGTATCACTCGAGAGGTAGGATACAAACATGCGGGCCAGTGGACCGACTTCAAGGACCTGTGCGGCTGTACCATATCTCGGAGCCTTGAGCCAGCTGTACTGTGCATCTGCAGAAGACTTCATGTTCGGGACGGTCACACCGTCAAACGGATGGCGTCCATTGGTCTTAAGCACCGCATCCAGCGCGGGATAATCGTACCAGGAATTACCGACATGCTCCACAATATTGGCCTGATCAAACGCACCTACGCTTGTACTTGCTGATGTCGCAATGCCTCTCTTGATGAGCAGGACATTACCAGTAGCGTTCATCGGGAAATCGCCATAGGAGAGGAAATTCCCGCAACCAAACCCCTGAGTCCAGAAAGAAACAAAGTTCGGAGTGGTTGATGTTGCGACCGTCACCACATTCGGTATGTAGGTGTTGTCGATAAAGTCCCTGATCTGGTTCAGAATGTTAGTGAATTTAGTCTTTGTTTCTGTCAGATTGAACGGACCCCATGCATCGTAATCAGTCCCTACCTGATAAGGATTCGGATACGTTGTAGAGGTAAGGGTTGATACGCCACCGGGAATGATCGCGTTCTGGATCGGATGTCTGCCGCTGAATAAAGCACTTGCCGTATGCGCCAGTCTCCTCATTTTGAGTGCCGTTACATAATTCACAATGAGCGCCTGTCCAAGAACAGAGCTGCCTGCAATGAGATCTGAAGTGGTATAGGACGGAGTCCATGGTGACATGTTCACAAGACCTGTCGAGAAGTTGATGAAGTCCGGTGCAGACAGATGGTAGAAGTGGGTAATGTGGGACATGACCGTATCCATTCCATGAATGATGTTCCTGATCAATCTTCCATTCGTTGGGATAAGATACGTATTGTACGGAGCCGTATTGTCAATATCTCCATCTGAAGTATTTTTTCCGGAATCAGTAACATACCCTAATGCATTGTCTAAGCTTCTAACTGAAGCTAACCCATGTGCGGTGGGTCAAACCGCTCATATACGCTGGGCAATGACGGGTGCATCCCTCGGATCCCTCCTGTTCATGATGAGTTCGAAGCCCCTGAACAGATTGCCTGTACATTTTGCACTGGTAATAGTGCCGGCAGTCTCTGAAACAACCACTTTCAAATGTCCTTCAATCCGGCTTACAGGATCAATCGTAATTGTTGCCATATTTCTTTACACCTCCTTCCTTAGATAAATGTATAGAATTTTCCGACTTTGTCGGGGAACGTAGGCTCAGTGCAGCCATGGCAGTTGCCTCTGCTTCCTACGCACCAGTTAACACCATACTGTTCGGCTGTATCTGTATTCCATCTTCTGCGGGAACAGTCAGCCTTCGTCTTCCTTCCCTTGCAACCGAGAATTCCGAGACATCCGAGGGCATCAGACTTCCATTTCTCCCTTCCGAGTCTCTTGCTGTCGCCGGTTGGCCACCTGTAACTGTAGTCCGCATCGCCGGTGTAATTAATGTTCGGCGGGTAGGTGCCAGGAGGACCACCTACGCCAGGTGTAGTCCAGTAAGCTGGATCAGTATTTGGTGGAATTGGTGTGCCGGTCCATGGAGTGGTATACGGATCGGTATTGAGCGCCTTTTTCGGAATATTGTTATACCTCCATGGGCATGGCCCAGCGTTACACTGGTATTCACGATACCCATAATCCAACGGACGGCGATAGTTGGTCAGTGTTGGAATCGCAGCCGCAAGCCTTGCTTTAACACCATCTATGTCGCCATTATTGATTAAGTCTATCACTGGCTGTAATCCGCCGAGGGTACTTACGATATGGGCGATGGTGCCGACGATCCAGTCCGCATGTGGAGGACAGCCCGGAATGTTGATCGTTGCCTGTTCAATGGGCATTCCCAGAATGTTTGTCACCGGAGCAGCATCTACGCCAAGACTATTGTCGAGCAGCGCACCAGCTCCGTATGTGGCTCCCTTATACAGCGCACCCCTTGCATCTGTGGCATTTCCCCTTGCTCCCGGAATTCCTCCGAAGGACGCACAGGTGCCTACCGCAAGGACCGCGAGGGCATGTCTTGCAAGACGGCGTGCATTATAGAGCATGGTCTCATTGCTACCTCCGGTCAAATCGCCGACATGGCAAAAATCTCCGCGTGCTCTTCCGGTACCTTCAGGCGACGCGCACTGGATAGCACCCTCAAGCACAAGGACATACGGCAAATTGACTGATGCGGGATTAGCACCAGGAACCAATGCGTTATACAAAGACTCAACATAGGCTACTGATGATTTGGGTCCTGCGACTGTGCCAATCTCTGAACCGGCAGCGGTCATGATGGTCTTGTGGTATTTGAGGTCGAGGGTGTTGATCAGCAGATCGTCCGCCGTGGTGTAGAAAACGGAATTCAGCAAGCTCACGGAACAGCCGGTACATGCTGCGCCATCGAGCCAGATAACGGGTATACCGCCGCTCAGATAATCCTTCGCAAGCGCTTCATCGAGCTTCATTAATGTTGATGCCGAGAGCCCGAGCGCGCCTGCTGCAACGGAGCAGTATTTCAAAAACTCTCTACGAGTAATACGAAGCATATTTCTTATCCCTCCTTTCCATTCTTATTCACGTGATGCGAATTTAGTCTCTGCACTTTTTCAAAGAGACTTTTTTGGTTCGGTTTCATGTCTTTCTTTTTCTCTCCGGAGAGTGGCTGGGTAAAACTGTACCAGGCACCTGCTACCTGCCTGAACGTGTCCTTCGACACCATCTCTCTGAAAAGCTCTCTTCGTGTTAATAATTTTTTGCCAGATTCCATCAACTATAACCTGTTCACATGGCAATCTGCGCACATCTTCGATCCGGAGTTATCGGATCTCAGGAAAAACACCTGCGAACCGACTGATTTGCCTCCAACCATCTGCTTGCCGGGATATGCCACGGTATCATGGACAGCATGGCATGTTGAGCACTCAAACTGATCAGTTGCTGCAGTGGTATCTGCACCGTATAACGGATACTTAGCACCGTTTGCTCCGAGAATCCAGTACCTCCATGGTGCTGTAGGACACTGGGTCGCGATAGGAAAACCGTTGTTGTCCTGAAGGTTATCCCTGCTCGGATCATACGTGAAGCTGATCGGATGCTCATTGCTGAGGTCCATGTCAAGCATTGCCCAGAAAGTCGGGTTCATCTCGTAATCGTAATTCTCATTTGAGTGAGAGCCCGGCCCGGGATAGTTCACAAGTGAACTGAATACGCCGTTATGGCATACCAGACAAAGTGATGAGGGTTCCGCAGGACCTGATTGCGCATCCACGGCCATATCGAAGGACGGGCTTCTGTACATGGTGTATGACTGAGGGCCCTGATCCCTGTTCCAGAGCGGATACTGTCCTGTACCTGAGTGCGGTGAATGACACATTGCGCAGGGCTCAAGACCGGCCTCACCGGTGATCACCTGCACATCATGCGGAGTTCCATAGATTCCGGGGGTTCCACCTTCTCTTGCCCAGAGGAATGTGACAAGACCCAAAATCAGTGTAAGTGCAGTTACGAGCACTAAGGTTTTCTTCATTGTTTTTTCACCTCCATCTTTTTAAAATATTGTTTTACAGCCAACTGCTGATACTTCAAACCGAAGTCCCTTGCGCTCTGTGAAATATACGAGAGCGCCAATTTGCTCTTTATCCTCACCTCCTTTCGCTGAAGATGCCGGAAAGCCTGATGATGCTAATGATGATCGGTTCCGCATGAGGAGCCTGGTGACGGATGCAACGCATAGTGGAAAAGACGGTTGTCGTTGGCGATAACAGGCTTTCGGATCTGGTTTTTCTCAAAGCTCCCTCCCTCCTCTGGAGTACCTGAGCTTTATGCCCATAAATTTGCTGCCCTGATGTCCTGTAATTATTCTGAGGCTGGTTTTTCTGCTCTGACTAAATTTTATACCCATACATAATATCATTGCAATGACAAAAAGGTTTGAATTCGCAAGTCTAAAGGTTGTAATTCTAATTAATACTAAAGTTTACAAAGCACTAAACTTTAGTATTATATTCAGAGATTTTATGCGAATAAAGGGCAAGCTGGAGCCTGTCTGAAACCCCGATTTTTTTATAAATCCTGTTACAGTGGGACTTCACCGTCTGTTCACTGATATGGAGTTTCTGGGCAATCTCCTTGTTTCTGTACCCCTGGCAGACGAGAAGGACGATTTCTTTCTCTCTTTTGGCCAATGTCGTCTTTTTCTCCTGATTTCTCATGGAATTGATGATTTTCATGAGGGCATTCCGGTCGAGCCAGAGTTCTCCTGACTTGACCGCCTTCAGCGCTTTTTTCAGTAGAACCGAATCGGCGCTCGGGGGGAGAATTCCCACAACCCCCCTGAGAATCAGGTCTTTCAGATGCTTATTGGTCATGTGGCGTATCATCCGGTCGCCGATAAGAAGAATTTTCAGGCGGGATAATGTTGTATAGTCGTCCGGAAGATTCCAGAGGACGTCAAGATCAGAATTGTAGTCGGCGAGTATCACATCAGGCTTCATTTGAGAAAGCCAGTCAGTGTCTTTCCTTGTATCGGGGCTGACAGGAAACACCCCGATTATTTCAATATCGCGCTCATCTTCGAGAAGTTTTTTGAGGCCCTCGCCGAAAATTGTATTGCTGCACCCTATGAAAAGTCTCAACGCCATTAAATGTAATTATACCTGATTATCCCCAATCGGGCAAAAAGAATTGCAAATATTTACTATTCTCAAATCCAGCGACAGAAATAGTCATTGCAAGCGACAGAAGGAAGGGATTGCTTCGTCACTTTGCTCCTCGCAATGACCTTTTTGTGTCGTCATTGCGAGCGACCAGCGGGAGCGCGGCAATCTGTCTTTGGTCGTCATCGCGAGCCGGAGGCGTGGCGATCTCGCTGTTGGCATGGAACGACGGGATTGCTTCGTCGCCCTGCTCCTCGCAATGACAGAATAGAGCAGAACCAGCGGGATTGCTTCGTCACGGCGTTCCTCGCAATGACGGAATAGGGGCGGAAGAAGGGTTTTTATGTCCCATCGGCCTTATTTGGGTTGCCCCCTTTGCCCTTTGCATCCCTATCCCCCGATGCTTTCATCTTCTTTCTGCACTCCACAAGGAGCTTCTGCGTATCCGCAGTGAAGTTGCCTGTTTCAATTGCTGCTTCCAGTAACGATGCCGCGTACTTATATAAATGAGTGTCGATAAATTGCCTGGCAAAAAATGAAAAATAGGTTGCAGGGCTGAAATTCATCTCTCTCAATGCATTGATATATGCGAACCCCTTTTCTTTTTGCCCTGTACAGATAAGTACCATTGCAAGGGCAGTCATCGCTTTCGGATATCCGGGCTCTTTTTGCAGCAATGCTTCAAGACGGGCAATGGCGTTTTCTACGGCACCGGTAAAAACTTCACAGGTTGCATAATGGACAACTGTATCTCTCGACACAGGTGAAATCTGCATTGCCCGGTTATATGCCGAAATCGCTTCTGCATAGCGGCCAAGATTATAATTAACATTTCCCATGCTTTCAAGGGCATTCGAGAAATCGGGCTTTTTCGAGACAGCTTTCTCCAGGTATTCCAGTGCCTCCGGATATTTTCCGATTCCGGATGCCTGGACAGCAAGATCAAAGAGAGCCTTTGCATCATCGCCGCCTTTTTGGACAAGTCTTTCCTTTCCCAGCATGAAGTAGTACTCGTGCTTGGCTGCCATTTTTTCTTCATCAAGCAGTCCGTAATGGTGAACGGGTATTTCACTGCGCTGCACAGAAATCCCCAGTGTAGTGAGCGATGGTTCGATCCGCTCATGCACAGGGTCCTCAAAACGAATGCGAGGATCATTCGGAAATAACCGTACCTTCTCGCCGTGGAACCATCCTGTGCCCGCTTCCTCTGACGCGTATGCCCCATCATTTTTAATCCATCCTGAAGTATTCACTGGTACGACATAATTACGGCTGACGAGTGTATAGGCGACAGCGGCAGGATTTAATGATTCCGGAGATTCAGGGTCTGCATGCTCTTCAGAGTCATCGTGGGCCGGAGGCGTGGCGATCTCTCTGTTGGCGTTGACCGACGAGATTGCTTCGTCGCTTCGTTCCTCGCAATGACCTTTTTGTGTCGTCATCGCGGGTGACCGGAGGGGGTGAGGCAACCTGTCTTTTGTCGTCATCGCGGGCGGAGCGTGGCGATCTCGCTGTTCTGAGTGAGATTGCTTCGTCACTGCATTCCTCGCAATGACGGGGGAAGAGGTCCTCCTCGCAATGACTGTCTGTTGAAGTTTACCCAAATCCTTGAATCCTCGACCCCTCGACCCCTCTGTAATGAGTTCTCTGAGCCTTCCATAGTCAGAGGAAGAAATAGCTTCATCCGCGTCCAGAATCAGTATCCATTTGCCGGTAGCCTTCGAGAGCGAAAAATTCCTCGCATCAGAGAAGCTGTCAGTCCACGCAAAATCATATACCTTAGCGCCGAGGGCTGTTGCAATATCTTTTGTCCTGTCTGTTGAGCCTGTGTCAACAACGATCATCTCATCTGCAAGGCCTTTTACGCTCATTAGGGCGCGGGCAATGTTATCCTGCTCATTCTTTGCGATCATGCATAAAGAGACAGAGAGTGATGGAGCCTCATTGAGATTGGGGGATTGTGAATCAGAGATCGTTTGAGACCGGCGGAGATCTGAGACAGTGTGAGATTCGTTGGAAGAGGAGCGAAACGGTCTGTCTTCTTCCTCTTGTAAGTCATCGCGGATGGAGCGTGGCGATTGCGGTGTTGTTCCGAACGATGAGATTGCTTCGTCGCGTTGCTCCTCGCAATGACTCCCATAGTCCTCATCGCTGGCGACCGGAGGGGGCGAGGCAACCTGTCTTTTGTCGTCATCGCGAGCCGGAGGCGTGGCGATCTCTCTGTTGGTGTTGAACGACGGGATTGCTTCGTCACTGCGTTCCTCGCAATGACTCCCATAGTCCTCATCGCGAGCCGGAGGCGTGGCGATCTCTCTGTTGGCGTTGAACGATGAGATTGCTTCGTCACTGCGTTCCTCGCAATGACGGGGGAAAAGGTGCTCCTTGCAATGATCTTTTTGTGTCGTCATTGCGGGTGACCGGAGGGGGTGAGGCAACCTGTCTTTTGTCGTCATCGCGGGCGGAGCGTGGCGATCCCGCTGTCGGCATTCCGCGAGCAGACGGCGCGTTTTTTCAGTCGCAAGACCCAGCATCACTGTTGCCTCAAGCAGCCGGGAGGCATAATCAAACCGTTTCAATGAGATTAACTGTTCCGCCATATTTGTAAAATATGGTCCCGGATTGAACATGGAGTCCTGTGACTTTTTGGCATATTCAAATCCCTCATCTTTTCTGTCAGAGCAGAAATATGATACTGCGAGCAATTGCACTACCAGCGGATTATCAGATTCTATTGCATGGATATTTTTGAGAGCACGGATAGCTGCATCAGGATTGCCGGCATAGAGTTCACAGGTTGCATACATAAAACTTGCATCTATGGAATCAGGGGATAGCTGGAGAGCCTTTTTGTAAGACGAGAGGGCTTCCTCATACCTCCCGAGGCTGTAGTATGATGTCCCTAACCCATAGTAGGCTTTTCCAATATCAGGCCTGATAGCAATAAGTTGTTGCCAGTATTCCAGAGCTTCATCAAATTTCTCGAGTTCTGAAGCCTGTACCGCTAATTCATACAGAGCAACCGGATCTTTTTCACCCTGCTTGGAGAGTTTTTTTCTTCCCATTTGATAATACAGCTCACCTTTTGCAAGCACATGGTGCTTCATTAATTTCCCATAATGGTGGATGGGTATTTCTGTTGGCTTGATATCTATGCCGATTTTTTTCAGAGAATTTTCAACCATTTCGTGAACGGGATTTTCGAACCGGATGCGGGAGTCATTCGGGAACAGCCTCACTTTTCTGCTCGGGAACCATCCTGAGCCGGCCTCTTCCCGGTATTTCCCGTCGTTGGGATACCAGTTTACGCAGACTTCACCGACATAGTTCCTCGAGACGAATGAATAGGCTACGGAAGGTTTGGAGGTTCCCTTTTTGTCATCGCGGGTGAACGGAGGCGTGGCGATCTCTCTGTTGGCGTTGAACGGCGGGATTGCTTCGTCACCGTGTTCCTCGCAATGACGGAATGGGTTGGAGGACGGAATTGTATCGTCGCGCTGCTCTTCGCAATGACCTTTTTGTGTCGTCATCGCGAGCGGAGCGTGGCGATCTCGCTGTTCCAAGTGAGATTGCGTTGTCGCTTCGCTCCTCGCAATGACGGGGGAAGAGGTGCTCCTCGCAATGACTGTCTGTTGAAGTTTGTCCAAATCCTTGAATCCTCGACCCCTCGACCCCTCTGTAATGAGTTCTCTGAGCCTTTCATAATCCGAAGCAGCGATCACCTCATCGGCATCAAGAAGCAGTATCCAATCTCCTGTTGCCTTTGAGATAGAGAAATTACGCGCGTCGGAAAAGTTGTCTGTCCACGGGAAATCATGTACGGTTGCGCCAAACACCCGTGCAATCTTCTTTGTCCTGTCTGTGGAACCTGTATCTACCACTATCATTTCGTCAATAACAGGTTGAACACTCTGAAGCGCGTGCATGATATTTTGCTCTTCGTTTTTTGCGATCATGCATAAAGAGATAGTGCCCTCTTTTTTGACGTTGCGATCCGCCTCAGACGGAGTGGCAATCTCTTCCGTTTCGATGTCACTATGAGATTGCTTCGTCGTCCTGTCCCGACGCATGTCGGGATCGGCATTCCTCGCAATGTCAGCATTTTCTCCCTCAATTGACCCCATTTCCCCTTGCATCCTATTAAATGAACCCCTTGACGACCTTATCTCCATCACTCCCACCTTCTGCCTCAGCTTCAGCGCAAGATTGAGTGTATCGTCATCGATCCCGAAGGCAATCAACGCCTTTTGTATCTCGTCCATTGCCTGTCGGAAGAGCCCCTGCTGAAG
Coding sequences within it:
- a CDS encoding nickel-dependent hydrogenase large subunit — translated: MDNTAPYNTYLIPTNGRLIRNIIHGMDTVMSHITHFYHLSAPDFINFSTGLVNMSPWTPSYTTSDLIAGSSVLGQALIVNYVTALKMRRLAHTASALFSGRHPIQNAIIPGGVSTLTSTTYPNPYQVGTDYDAWGPFNLTETKTKFTNILNQIRDFIDNTYIPNVVTVATSTTPNFVSFWTQGFGCGNFLSYGDFPMNATGNVLLIKRGIATSASTSVGAFDQANIVEHVGNSWYDYPALDAVLKTNGRHPFDGVTVPNMKSSADAQYSWLKAPRYGTAAQVLEVGPLARMFVSYLSSDTGQTVTNTFMTNFGISGGSPYSVRTLINAVMGGTGGGLNRPVSDLISTLGRHAARALEAKLLADACAVWNGALVDNGQAFTYKKISKMISTGVGLCEAPRGALGHWIKIEGRKVAKYQCVVPSTWNFSPKDNNGTSGPVEQSLVGSYIGTTDEEKVLNILRLVHPFDCCIACAVHVVGPDGKEKLKFAIGPDGRPANIEKVE
- a CDS encoding twin-arginine translocation signal domain-containing protein, translated to MLRITRREFLKYCSVAAGALGLSASTLMKLDEALAKDYLSGGIPVIWLDGAACTGCSVSLLNSVFYTTADDLLINTLDLKYHKTIMTAAGSEIGTVAGPKSSVAYVESLYNALVPGANPASVNLPYVLVLEGAIQCASPEGTGRARGDFCHVGDLTGGSNETMLYNARRLARHALAVLAVGTCASFGGIPGARGNATDARGALYKGATYGAGALLDNSLGVDAAPVTNILGMPIEQATINIPGCPPHADWIVGTIAHIVSTLGGLQPVIDLINNGDIDGVKARLAAAIPTLTNYRRPLDYGYREYQCNAGPCPWRYNNIPKKALNTDPYTTPWTGTPIPPNTDPAYWTTPGVGGPPGTYPPNINYTGDADYSYRWPTGDSKRLGREKWKSDALGCLGILGCKGRKTKADCSRRRWNTDTAEQYGVNWCVGSRGNCHGCTEPTFPDKVGKFYTFI
- a CDS encoding response regulator transcription factor → MALRLFIGCSNTIFGEGLKKLLEDERDIEIIGVFPVSPDTRKDTDWLSQMKPDVILADYNSDLDVLWNLPDDYTTLSRLKILLIGDRMIRHMTNKHLKDLILRGVVGILPPSADSVLLKKALKAVKSGELWLDRNALMKIINSMRNQEKKTTLAKREKEIVLLVCQGYRNKEIAQKLHISEQTVKSHCNRIYKKIGVSDRLQLALYSHKISEYNTKV
- a CDS encoding glycosyltransferase, translating into MFEVLQSLESHTDALGFSLRLGRNTQYCYSLNRDQRLPDFEAVGKGILKYDWSKGECDFGYPLEVSSSVYRTEDILPFIAQFPFRNPNTLEAFIDANKSIFQKEKPFLLCFEQSAAFCTPANIVQQSWTNRASNKREYSPEKLTELFEKGYRIDLRQFMHFTPNACHQEVELSFIDASGKPFVPSPVIHEEAPLVSILILNYNGLENIKACLESIRKNTPERHEIIVVDNASTDGSLEYLRSLPDIILIENPTNVGCPPARAQAMSLAKGNYVILLDNDTIVTKGWVTRFIAHMTSHPYIGVLGPRSNYVSGAQIVPNVSYQNIDELENFASLFTQQHHGQLTPSVRLVGFCMCIRREVIDKIGSIDASFGKFGFEDDDYTWRANIAGFKTYIANDVFIHHTGGPQGRGDMQYNRQLWEAWERYKSKWNLPKDLPYGHHNSPQMLSDILAQPFDPKKHYIPVPEPSEIKHLVYTGSAPELKEPMNILSDTQMMHPVEQETDPAPHQFRTEGLVSIVILLSGQRQYSRKCVESVLKHTRESYELIFVPLIASFAPPKWLRRLLKENRNCRLIKVPSHIEGGGSQGVKGSMDSNPRTLESLNLSSQPLGFSQACNLGMAESSGEHIVLLNDAVEVTKDWLTGLLECHSSADDIGIVGPMTVNMEGRQGVKIATPSGLAMTKKESARNDTFSSRHYEESAKTDDEAISRIKLNNEISSPSARNDKKTGHCEERNADGTALEAFAKEFRDRNRYRRVYVKNVDSFCMLFSHEMAEKIGLFDERYDMPKYADKDYCFRASEEGYRNMIAGDVFVHFHGHHRPDSRTADIASLLNKDRRVFIEQWIHQGGPEADARKRFSMDSLFLADELRQKGEKGNAVVTLRQGIDAYPDDKRLYFALAELLIDDGKFKEALNVLEHLPEGIKNDVMALELMGYCKEGLRQLTEAEQYADEVLNMRTSAGALNLKGTLAFAKLLYPDAERFFQKALDADMGYGESYSNLGALKWSHGKKEDAFTLFEKAFVLSSTSEDIVINYYSAAVDLGKLPEAEKRFREAIGLYPFCRKLQFILIDNLLQQGLFRQAMDEIQKALIAFGIDDDTLNLALKLRQKVGVMEIRSSRGSFNRMQGEMGSIEGENADIARNADPDMRRDRTTKQSHSDIETEEIATPSEADRNVKKEGTISLCMIAKNEEQNIMHALQSVQPVIDEMIVVDTGSTDRTKKIARVFGATVHDFPWTDNFSDARNFSISKATGDWILLLDADEVIAASDYERLRELITEGSRGRGFKDLDKLQQTVIARSTSSPVIARSEATTQSHLEQRDRHAPLAMTTQKGHCEEQRDDTIPSSNPFRHCEEHGDEAIPPFNANREIATPPFTRDDKKGTSKPSVAYSFVSRNYVGEVCVNWYPNDGKYREEAGSGWFPSRKVRLFPNDSRIRFENPVHEMVENSLKKIGIDIKPTEIPIHHYGKLMKHHVLAKGELYYQMGRKKLSKQGEKDPVALYELAVQASELEKFDEALEYWQQLIAIRPDIGKAYYGLGTSYYSLGRYEEALSSYKKALQLSPDSIDASFMYATCELYAGNPDAAIRALKNIHAIESDNPLVVQLLAVSYFCSDRKDEGFEYAKKSQDSMFNPGPYFTNMAEQLISLKRFDYASRLLEATVMLGLATEKTRRLLAECRQRDRHAPPAMTTKDRLPHPLRSPAMTTQKDHCKEHLFPRHCEERSDEAISSFNANREIATPPARDEDYGSHCEERSDEAIPSFNTNREIATPPARDDDKRQVASPPPVASDEDYGSHCEEQRDEAISSFGTTPQSPRSIRDDLQEEEDRPFRSSSNESHTVSDLRRSQTISDSQSPNLNEAPSLSVSLCMIAKNEQDNIARALMSVKGLADEMIVVDTGSTDRTKDIATALGAKVYDFAWTDSFSDARNFSLSKATGKWILILDADEAISSSDYGRLRELITEGSRGRGFKDLGKLQQTVIARRTSSPVIARNAVTKQSHSEQRDRHAPPAMTTKDRLPHPLRSPAMTTQKGHCEERSDEAISSVNANREIATPPAHDDSEEHADPESPESLNPAAVAYTLVSRNYVVPVNTSGWIKNDGAYASEEAGTGWFHGEKVRLFPNDPRIRFEDPVHERIEPSLTTLGISVQRSEIPVHHYGLLDEEKMAAKHEYYFMLGKERLVQKGGDDAKALFDLAVQASGIGKYPEALEYLEKAVSKKPDFSNALESMGNVNYNLGRYAEAISAYNRAMQISPVSRDTVVHYATCEVFTGAVENAIARLEALLQKEPGYPKAMTALAMVLICTGQKEKGFAYINALREMNFSPATYFSFFARQFIDTHLYKYAASLLEAAIETGNFTADTQKLLVECRKKMKASGDRDAKGKGGNPNKADGT